A single Candoia aspera isolate rCanAsp1 chromosome 7, rCanAsp1.hap2, whole genome shotgun sequence DNA region contains:
- the UCN3 gene encoding urocortin-3, translating into MTPSRLLLLLLVLSRAKMGLSFKLHNAESIFSCLNSALSQAKQDLLGENSALEKRTFMIPLEGEDTASFEDLKAQKEKRTFPAVTRYVSLAQGKGKASHSQAKNDRRTKFTLSLDVPTNLMNILFNIAKAKNLRAKAATNAQLMAQIGRRK; encoded by the coding sequence ATGACCCCATCAAGACTTCTGCTCCTTCTCCTGGTTCTCTCCAGGGCTAAGATGGGCCTGTCCTTCAAGTTGCACAATGCCGAGTCCATCTTCAGCTGCCTCAACTCTGCTCTCTCCCAGGCCAAGCAAGACCTCCTTGGCGAGAACTCTGCCCTGGAGAAGAGGACCTTCATGATCCCTCTGGAGGGTGAAGACACCGCCTCCTTTGAGGACCTCAAGGCACAGAAGGAGAAAAGGACATTCCCAGCCGTCACCCGCTATGTATCCCTCGCCCAGGGGAAAGGGAAAGCATCGCACAGCCAAGCCAAGAATGACCGACGCACTAAGTTTACCCTTTCCTTGGACGTCCCAACCAATCTCATGAACATCCTCTTTAACATCGCCAAGGCCAAGAACCTAAGGGCAAAAGCCGCCACTAACGCTCAGCTGATGGCACAGATCGGCCGGAGAAAGTGA